ATGTGTCTCGCATCCTACGAGGTAAGTTGAACCTGAACATGGTTCCCGTTGATTTAGCTTGGACGATTAACGCCGCACTGGAAACGGTTCGTTTAGCCGCACAAGCCAAGTCCATTCAAATTCAGGTATCGCTTGACCCAACAACAGGCAAAGTGTTAGGAGATTCCGGACGCCTGCAACAAGTGATTTGGAATTTAGTTTCTAATGCGGTGAAATTTACCCCAGAACAAGGAAAAATCCAGGTGAAATTAGAGAGTGTTGAGTTCTCCGTTCGAGATTCTCAATTAGAAAATGCAAATCAAAACTCTCTAGAAAAACCGCATTTTTGCGAAGTGCCTTTGCAGGAGTTAACCTTACTCAAAACTCAAAACTTGCAACGTTACGCTCAAATTACCGTTAGCGATACCGGTAAAGGCATTTCTTTGCAATTTCTACCTCACGTGTTTGAATATTTCCGTCAAGCAGATTCAACCACCACCAGGGTATTTGGCGGATTGGGATTGGGGTTGGCAATCGTTCGCCATTTAGTTGAGTTACACGGTGGAACGGTTAGCGCAGATAGCGCTGGGGAAGGACAAGGCGCTACGTTTACAGTTCAGCTACCCCTGCTGGAAAAGGGGGAATTAAAAGAAGGAAACAGCCAGCCTTTAGACTATTCTCCGTTGTCCGTTGCTCATTACCCGCTGGCTGAGGTGAGAGTTTTGTTAGTCGATGATGAGGAAGACGCCAGAGATGTGGTGGCGTTTATCCTGCAAGAAGCTGGGGCAAAGGTGTTTGTAGCCCAATCAGCTATCGAGGCATTAGAAACTTTTTCTCGATCGAAAATAGACTTGATCGTTAGCGATATTGGGATGCCGATGATGGATGGCTATATGCTAATTCGACAAATCCGAACCATGCCCCCGGCGCGGGGGGGACAGGTACCGGCGATCGCTCTGACGGCTTACGCAGCAGAAATTGACCAGCAACAAGCGATCGCTGCCGGATTTCAACGCCATATGCCCAAGCCAGTCGATCCAGAGCAGTTGATCGCAGCGATCGTCAATTTAATCGGCGATCGTTGACGTTTTCTTCCTATATCGTTGAACTTTTCCATCAAATATTTGCACAAATCCCACAAAAGCCGTCCTGGAAAGATTTATACCCGATTTTTCGATAAGATGAAGGACGGAAGATTCTAGGCATAGGGAGAATCCAAGTTGCCTACACTCGGCGTTAACATTGACCATGTAGCTACCATCCGTCAAGCGCGTCGCACGGTGGAACCCGACCCCGTAGCGGCGGCAGTATTGGCAGAACTAGCCGGCGCGGATGGAATTACCGTGCATCTGCGAGAAGACAGGCGGCATATCCAAGACCGGGATGTGCGAATATTGCGGCAGACGGTACGCACTCATTTAAATTTGGAAATGGCGGCTACTGATGAAATGGTAGCGATCGCGATCGACATCAAACCAGATTACATTACCCTCGTTCCGGAACGCCGGGAAGAAGTCACCACTGAAGGCGGACTGGACGTGGCAGGACAAATTTCCCGCATGACCGATATCGTGGCAAAGTTACAAGATGCGGGAATTCCGGTTAGCTTATTTATCGATGCCGATCGACCACAAATCGATGCTGCTGTTAAAGTAAAAGCGAAGTTTATCGAACTTCATACCGGGAAATATGCGGAAGCACGCGATGAAGCGAGTCTAGAAAAGGAATTAGCGGTTTTAGCTACCGGATGCGAATACGCGATTTCATCTGGACTGCGAGTAAACGCCGGACACGGACTCACCTACTGGAACGTTTACCCAGTTGCCAGCCTAAAAGGTATGGAAGAACTCAACATTGGTCATACAATTATAAGTCGGGCTGTTTTAGTCGGACTAGAACGAGCCGTTCGAGAAATGAAACAAGCAATACTAGGTCATTAGTTATTTGTCATTGGTCATTAGTCATTAGTCATTGGTCATTAGTCATTAGTTAGTAATCAATCAATCAAATGCTTACTAACAAATTTAAAAACTCCAATGACAAATGACAAAGGACAAATGACAAATCACAAATGACCGATAACGAATGACAAAGGACAAATGACAAATGACAACTTACTATTACGTTTTAGCTAGCCAGCGCTTTTTATTGGAAGAAGAACCTTTTGCCGAAGTACTCAAGGAAAGAACCAGAAATTACCAAGAAAACGAAAAAGAAATCGATTTTTGGTTAGTTAAGGAACCCGCTTTTCTGGAAGCACCAGAAATGAAAGATGCAAAGGCGAAATGTCCGCAACCAGCAGTTGCCGTAATTTCCACTAATCGTCAATTTGTGACATGGCTGAAATTGCGCTTGGAGTATGTACAAACTGGAGAATTCCAAGCTCCTTCCGATACTATTCCTAACCCTTTGGCATCTCTGGCTTCAGTATCCTGAAATTGAGAGGATGGGGGGATGGGGAGATGGGGAAAGAAATAATAGAATTGACTTTCTCAATTCTGACTCCTGAATTCTGAATTCTGACTCCTGACTTCATCCTTCAACCTTTCAATAATGGCGAGTTAGCCAAACAAGAGATGGTAACTCCTAAAATCGAGCCGACAATTACCTGAAAAGGGGTGTGTCCCAGTAATTCTTTTAAACGGTCTTCATTAAAAGTTGGGTGTTCTCTAAATAATTCATCAATAATTTGGTTGAGAATGCGTGCTTGTTTGCCGGCAGCTTGTCGCACTCCCGCCGCATCGTACATCACGATAATGGCAAAAATCGCCGCCAGAGCAAAATCGGGGCTAGCCCATCCCAGTTTTTGTCCCACTCCAGTAGCAAGGGAAGCAACCAGAGCCGAATGAGCGCTAGGCATACCGCCAGTTTCCACCAGCACGCGGACTGTTACCTTACCATGCTGGACAAAGTGGACGATCAGCTTGCAGATTTGAGCAATTAAACAAGCTAACAGAGCAACCAGCAGTA
The Leptolyngbyaceae cyanobacterium DNA segment above includes these coding regions:
- a CDS encoding divergent PAP2 family protein, whose product is MQDFGQILDNQVLLVALLACLIAQICKLIVHFVQHGKVTVRVLVETGGMPSAHSALVASLATGVGQKLGWASPDFALAAIFAIIVMYDAAGVRQAAGKQARILNQIIDELFREHPTFNEDRLKELLGHTPFQVIVGSILGVTISCLANSPLLKG
- a CDS encoding MgPME-cyclase complex family protein; the encoded protein is MTTYYYVLASQRFLLEEEPFAEVLKERTRNYQENEKEIDFWLVKEPAFLEAPEMKDAKAKCPQPAVAVISTNRQFVTWLKLRLEYVQTGEFQAPSDTIPNPLASLASVS
- a CDS encoding pyridoxine 5'-phosphate synthase; its protein translation is MPTLGVNIDHVATIRQARRTVEPDPVAAAVLAELAGADGITVHLREDRRHIQDRDVRILRQTVRTHLNLEMAATDEMVAIAIDIKPDYITLVPERREEVTTEGGLDVAGQISRMTDIVAKLQDAGIPVSLFIDADRPQIDAAVKVKAKFIELHTGKYAEARDEASLEKELAVLATGCEYAISSGLRVNAGHGLTYWNVYPVASLKGMEELNIGHTIISRAVLVGLERAVREMKQAILGH